A region from the Benincasa hispida cultivar B227 chromosome 8, ASM972705v1, whole genome shotgun sequence genome encodes:
- the LOC120082406 gene encoding superoxide dismutase [Mn], mitochondrial-like has protein sequence MALRILCRKNLKPTISGALGSGHFRGLQTFSLPDLPYDYGALEPVINAEIMQLHHQKHHQAYITNYNKALEQLHEAIIKGHTSTVVKLQSAIKFNGGGHINHSIFWNNLAPIHEGGGEPPKGSLGWAIDSQFGSLEALIQRVNAEGAALQGSGWVWLALDKELKKLSVETTANQDPLVTKGAALVPLLGIDVWEHAYYLQYKNVRPDYLKNIWKVINWKYASDIFAKEAPLVESR, from the exons ATGGCGCTTCGAATTCTATGCAGGAAAAACCTAAAGCCAACAATTTCTGGAGCGTTAGGGTCTGGCCATTTCCGCGGCCTGCAGACCTTCTCCTTGCCTGACCTCCCTTATGACTATGGCGCTCTTGAGCCCGTCATCAACGCCGAAATTATGCAGCTTCACCATCAGAAGCACCATCAAGCCTACATCACCAACTACAACAAGGCTCTTGAGCAACTTCACGAGGCTATTATAAAAGGCCACACCTCCACCGTTGTCAAATTGCAGAGTGCTATCAAATTCAACGGCggag gTCACATCAATCATTCGATTTTTTGGAATAATCTGGCCCCAATTCAT GAAGGGGGTGGTGAGCCTCCAAAGGGATCTCTAGGATGGGCAATCGACTCCCAGTTTGGTTCTCTTGAAGCGTTGATTCAGAGAGTTAACGCAGAAGGTGCTGCTTTACAGGGCTCTGGATGGGTG TGGCTTGCTCTGGATAAAGAACTGAAGAAGCTATCGGTTGAAACCACGGCCAATCAG GATCCACTTGTGACTAAAGGAGCTGCTTTAGTGCCTCTGCTTGGAATAGATGTTTGGGAGCATGCATATTATTTGCAG TACAAAAATGTGAGGCCAGACTATCTGAAGAACATATGGAAGGTTATAAATTGGAAATATGCGAGTGACATTTTTGCAAAAGAAGCTCCCCTGGTGGAGAGTCGTTAA